The following proteins come from a genomic window of Triticum aestivum cultivar Chinese Spring chromosome 6A, IWGSC CS RefSeq v2.1, whole genome shotgun sequence:
- the LOC123131471 gene encoding uncharacterized protein has product MVRTTTTRGNREVMPVIQMALVDERQCCNAPTRPWPPYSSAGGGAAMERSTPAAELQWSCSAQAAELQWSARRRRRSSNGALDAGGRAAMEPLGAGSGAAMEPLGVGGGASMERSTPAMELQWSSSAQVAELQ; this is encoded by the exons ATGGTAAGGACCACCACAACAAGGGGAAACCGGGAGGTGATGCCGGTGATACAAATGGCGCTCGTCGATGAACGCCAGTGCTGCAATGCACCAACGCGTCCATGGCCGCCG TACTCGAGCGCCGGTGGCGGAGCTGCAATGGAGCGCTCGACACCGGCGGCGGAGCTACAATGGAGCTGCTCGGCTCAGGCGGCGGAGCTCCAATGGAGCGCTCGGCGTAGGCGGCGGAGCTCCAATGGAGCGCTCGACGCCGGCGGCAGAGCTGCAATGGAGCCGCTCGGCGCAGGCAGCGGAGCTGCAATGGAGCCGCTCGGCGTAGGCGGCGGAGCTTCAATGGAGCGCTCGACGCCGGCGATGGAGCTGCAATGGAGCAGCTCGGCGCAGGTGGCGGAGCTGCAATGA